A single Brassica rapa cultivar Chiifu-401-42 chromosome A04, CAAS_Brap_v3.01, whole genome shotgun sequence DNA region contains:
- the LOC103849207 gene encoding serine/threonine-protein kinase PBL13, which translates to MAVKKKLSWRSLMVLCFLDPDNICSSKKVKKNDGDGVITKQKSFLGLSILDISDPSSSTLSEDLSISLAGSDLHVFTQAELKVITQSFSSSNFLGEGGFGPVHKGFIDDKLRPGLKAQPVAVKLLDLDGLQGHREWLTEVIFLGKLKHPNLVKLIGYCCEEEHRLLVYEFMPRGSLESQLFRRCSISLPWLTRMKIAHGAAKGLQFLHEAEKPVIYRDFKASNILLDSDYTAKLSDFGLAKDGPEGDETHVSTRVMGTQGYAAPEYIMTGHLTAKSDVYSFGVVLLELLTGRRSVDKKRSSREQNLVDWARPMLNDPRKLGRIMDPRLEDQYSETGARKAAALAYQCLSYRPNRRPCISTVVSALQDIKDYGDDIPIGTFTYTVSSSPAKPSLEVKESSVQNSDKPRNVHKSDQHHNKYRSPVHTARNHRLTLRNGLNSPMRNEAGGERY; encoded by the exons atGGCCGTGAAGAAGAAACTATCCTGGAGATCACTAATGGTTTTATGTTTCTTGGATCCAGACAACATATGTTCATCAAAAAAGGTAAAGAAAAATGACGGTGATGGTGTAATAACAAAACAGAAATCATTTCTCGGGTTGTCGATTTTAGACATAAGCGATCCAAGTTCCTCAACCTTGTCTGAAGATCTTTCAATCTCTCTGGCCGGTTCGGATCTCCACGTTTTCACACAGGCAGAGCTCAAAGTCATAACACAAAGCTTCTCTTCAAGCAACTTCCTCGGCGAAGGAGGGTTCGGTCCGGTTCACAAAGGGTTCATCGACGACAAGTTACGTCCTGGTCTTAAAGCTCAGCCTGTGGCCGTTAAACTTCTCGATCTAGATGGCCTTCAAGGTCACCGTGAATGGCTG acGGAGGTTATATTTTTAGGGAAGTTAAAGCACCCAAATTTGGTGAAGCTGATTGGGTATTGCTGCGAGGAAGAACATAGACTTCTTGTCTATGAGTTCATGCCTCGTGGGAGTTTAGAGTCTCAACTATTCAGAA GGTGTTCTATATCGCTGCCATGGCTAACGAGGATGAAGATCGCTCACGGAGCTGCAAAGGGTTTGCAGTTTCTCCATGAAGCAGAAAAGCCCGTCATCTACCGCGATTTCAAGGCCTCCAATATCTTGTTAGATTCT GATTATACAGCAAAGCTCTCTGATTTCGGGCTAGCAAAAGACGGACCAGAAGGTGACGAAACGCACGTGTCAACACGCGTGATGGGCACGCAAGGGTACGCCGCTCCAGAGTACATAATGACAGGCCATCTAACGGCAAAGAGTGACGTGTACAGCTTTGGGGTTGTGTTACTTGAGCTGTTGACAGGTCGGAGGTCGGTAGACAAAAAAAGATCGTCAAGGGAACAAAACCTCGTTGATTGGGCTCGTCCAATGCTCAACGACCCACGAAAACTCGGGAGAATAATGGACCCGAGGCTCGAAGATCAGTACTCAGAGACGGGTGCACGAAAGGCAGCGGCTTTGGCTTACCAATGCCTAAGCTACCGACCAAACAGAAGACCATGCATCAGCACCGTTGTTTCAGCTCTCCAGGACATTAAAGATTACGGCGATGATATTCCCATTGGGACGTTTACTTACACGGTCTCTTCCTCGCCTGCCAAGCCAAGCCTTGAAGTTAAAGAGTCAAGCGTTCAAAATTCGGACAAGCCTCGCAACGTTCATAAGAGTGATCAACATCATAATAAGTACCGGTCTCCGGTGCATACGGCACGAAACCACCGGTTAACTTTGAGAAACGGGTTAAATTCACCAATGCGTAATGAGGCAGGAGGGGAACGGTACTga